gaggtaaaaacaaaacacacacacacaagaaaccTAGCCCATGTATTATGTTATACAGGTTGGGTAAAGTCAATGTTAAAACGGTAGAATTAAGTTGTAACATATTTGCTTGATGTCAACTCAATTACATTTCTAATTTCAATCATACACTTCACAATAAACCTGCGCTTCatgtcaggagaaaaaaaaaaaacataccagCAATGATATTCTGTGCTATGAGCATCAACCAAAAAAGTTTAGTTTTACAAAAATACTTTACATTTTGATACATGGATACAAAATTCTAAAAAAGATAAGTTACTTTAAAATGGATCACTAACAGCCGCAGGACAAAAATAGTATGActatgaaaatgtaaacaaatgcatATGTGAGCAATGCTATTCTAACATTTGAATTATTCTCAAAGTTGGCTTTTTTGATAACGCCATATTGGCTACTGTCGTCGATATGGAAAGTACAGCAGTGTTATTTTGCATCAAAAAATAGAGTAATGTCATGAGAAATGTAAAGTATCAAATTGGTGGAAATGTTAATGAGAGATTAACTGATCCATGAAACAAAGTACCTTTAGATATCTTTTAAAAATCTTGTActtgaacaaaacaacatgctGAATTGCTATTCATGTAAGAGCTGCATAAGTTAAATGAGTAAGTACAAATGAGTAAACATTACGAGGGCATTTGCAAGGACACGTATGAGACAAGATGACGACGATTCACAACAGGAGCTTTGGTATGCCTGGGTGCACTCCAGtctgaccccacaacaacagcCAGCTCTCTAGACTCGACTCTGCTTCAAAACTATCAATGTCAGTGCTATTTGATATATAAGTATAAACTGTTATGTATTAACATCACATCAGAAGTGCCCATCACTCCTTGCACATAGCACCATAGATAGAATCAAAATGGCGGCCTCTATGTAACAGAGATTTCATTTACCAGTGAGCCCCTGTTCACAACACAAGGGACGGTTACTGGATGCCAACTTCACATGGCGCCAGCCTGCACATGGTACCAACACTGAGACAAAAACTTAAATATTTAACACAACACAAGGTAAAACAGTCTCAAGTGACAGACTGAACAGTAAATAGTACAAATAGCAAGATGACGAAAATCCTTCATTTCAATGCACAAACTAAATGAATCAGTATTTTAGGTGTTTTGTCAGTGTGTAAAACACAAAGGCCTACTTACCACTCCACCACTGAAAAATGACAATGCTTTTGTGGGaatggctgatttttttttttttttcttttgacagaCTTGACTGGACCACTGAGACTGAATACAAAGAGGAATTCAACAGTGAGCAGACATTCTATACAAAGTTGTCCTAGACCTCAAAAATATTCAGACATGACATGATAAAAATGCTTGGTTAAGGATGTATCCACCTTTACAAAGACatctgctttatgtttttttctgtttttcttgagttttcttttttttaactggacGTTTTCGAGTACAAATTCAGCTGGGTCAGTAGAGAGCTGTGGACGGATATAAGGATTAGCTAGAGGTTATAAAGTGCTTgagataaaatgtttataaaaccACACAACACTCCATTTTCACTAGTGGAAAGTTTCTATCCACATGAAATTGGTAAAGGTTACCAActtcttcaaaaacaaaaaaagatacaCACACTACATAGTTGAATGCTTCTTAAAATTCACCAAGAAGACTTCTGCAAACCCAGCAACCAGGCCTGAACGTATGAGAACACTGGGAGGTGTCAAAAGGCCAAGTCACATTATTCACCAGGTTGAATCTCATTTGTGAGTGTTTGAGAGTCCCTCCTCTTTCTGCACATGGGGGAATCCCCTGCAATACCAGAATGTATTAATAACAATTATGGTGAgtgagttaatttcatttttttgtgaagtTAATAACAATATTGAACTCTTCTCCTCCTGATAGTCTCATAGTCTCTGTTACAGAGGCCGAACATTCTACAAATGTACTTAATTTACTAGTTTTTACTCTTAGAGTAGTTTTTTAGGCAAATTGTTGTCATGATTGCAAACACATGGTTTAATTAATTGTCAAAGAAATCTTACATTATCCTTTTAAATTTCGTGGTTAAGACTTTATTTCATCCCTGTTTTTATGCCAGGTAATCTCCCCCCGCATTTCCACTGTCGCTCCACATGGcgaacagacaaaaacacatttcacagacTCTCAGAAAGACGCGACGGCTCTGAGTTTACACGCTCACAAAATGAGATTCAGCCCATCTCTAACACTTATGTGCAATCTGTTATTCACTCCATGGCTGGCTGTTTTATCTACTCCAGCTGCTCTTACAGACTCATCTCCATCACATTACTATTCCCGTTTCCCTGTCACTGACATTCTTTATCCCTTTCCAGTTTTTCCACCAAACCTGGTAggcttttatcatcatcatcatcatcagcatcatcatcatcatcatcatcagcatcatcatctcTTAGgctcacatttttaaaacacaaaacaaaacactgcatttCTGAGACTGATGGATAAAGCAGTTATTACGCGCCTCTCTGATCCTGCAAGAGGGGTAATAACAAAGGCGGATTCATCACTTCAAGGACAATGGATGTATGAAGCTATAATTATAAATATCTCATAAAAACAAGGAGTTACATGAGCTCATATTTTGGGTTTTTAGGTAAAAGGGGCATTTaattcttaaatatttaaaattttcTTAGTTTTGTGGAATTGGCAAAAAACACCACACACCccctttctgtttgtttgtgttaggATGTATACTTTCAGCTACATATCACTCACTCTCCTTAGTGCCCTCATGGTCCAAACATGCATCACTGCTTCTGTAGGCTTTCCAGTAGGTCCTCGATTTTATCCATGTTGGATGAAGCAGATATTGATGCCTGCAACTGATTCTGTAAGCtgctctgtatctgtgtctgtagATTGGTCTGCATTGGAGTTTGCAGGCTTGTTTCTATGGTCGCCTGCAAACTGGACTGcagagctgtttgtgtgtttgtctgcattgCATTCTGGAGGCTGGTCTGCATGGCGTTCTCTAAGCTGGACTGCATTTGTGCCTGAAGGGTGTTCTGCAAGCTGCCGTGCATGGTCGCAGGCATCGAGGGGGCAGCTTGGGCCATGGTCTGGTCCAACAAAGGCTGCATGTGACTGGAGTTCTGGGGCTGGCTCTGAGCAGGCAGGGTAGGTCCAGAGGAATTGAGCAGCTGGGGCGAATctgggaggaagagaaaattGAAATAATCACTATAATCAAACATTAGGGGAAGGCATTGGCAGTGACACTGGAGCAACTCATTTGGACATATACAACTCAAGAATTCAAAACAGACCAACATTTTCTTACCGTTCTGGATGCCAAACACAAACAGGTTGGCCTGTCCTTGTGGAGCCACATTCCCACCCACAGTGGTCTGGAAAAGCTGCTCTGGGGGCTGCTGTCCAGGGTTGGCTACCACACCCACACCACCCTGCACCACAAAGATGGTTGTGCCAGGGGCTGGAGCCTGGTTGTTGAGCTCCTGTGAGCCAATAGTGCTCTGCAGGCTGGACAGAGATGTCTGTGGTAAGAACAGCTCCACGGGTTGACTGCTCGGGATGCTGCTGGAACTTGGGCCCACTTGCATTGGCTGCTGTTCCTGGAACAGGCTCTGCTGTTGGTTCTCAGTGGATGTTGAGTTGCTGCCTGAGGAGCTCTGGTCTTGGAAGGACATGGGCTCTGCTGCGTCTGGCTGGGGGATTCCAACGCTAATGCTCCCCATAGGGGAAGGGCCTTGGGTCTGAGTGCTGAAGAGAATAGTGGGGGGAATGGCCTGTGGGTTTAGATCTGTGGTGCAGAGGAGCAGACCTGTCTGCTGGGGTTGGGAAAGCTGGCCCTGGGGGCCAGGGTTCGCCTGCGAGTGATTTGGGATACTTTGGAACAAGGAGCCCTGCTGGCTGATGGGGAGCTGTGGTGGCTGCTGTTGGTTCTGCTGTGGAGACTGTTGCTGCTCCATCGGAGTGCTCTGTTGCTGCATTTGGGAAAGCTGAGCCTGGGGTTGGTTCTGAAACATTGTAACAGACTGAGGCTGGTTGGATGTCTCCATGGAGGAAATAAatgccagctgctgctgttgctgggGCTGTGGGTTTGGGGACAAGTATAAGGTTGACCCTGTTGACTGTTGCTCCGAGTTGAGACTGCCACTCGTCAGAACAGTCAGTGTATTCTGGAGCAGGGCTGCCTGGACCTGCTGTTGGGAGCCCTGGGTCTCAGCAAGTGGCCTGGGTGATTGGAAGAGCTGTTGTGGGGGAGATGTGTGGGATGGAGGCTGTGTTGGGAAGCTGGTCTGAATTGTTAGCAGATCTCCAGCCTGTTGAAGGAGGGACACTGGCTGCTGTACTTGAGGGGAGGAGTGGATCTGAGGCTGAAGCAGCTCagcctgaagctgctgctgtaaattCTCCAAGACCTGCTGCTCTtgcagttgttgttgctgttgtaaGTTGCTCAACGCTTgattttgctgctgttgctgctgctgttgtagcTGATGTTGTTGTAAATTGGTaagtatttgattttgttgttgctgaTCCTGAAGTTGGATGTTGTTAAGGACTTGCTGTTGCTGATTTTGTTGcaactgttgttgttgctgttgaatatTCTCAAtgatttgctgctgctgttgctgctgcagttgctGTTGGTCTTGCGGTTGTAATATAAGTTGTTGTTGAATCTGCATGGTGCCAAGAacttgctgctgttgttgcaagtgttgctgctgttgttgatgcTGAAGGTTACCAAGgatttgctgttgttgctgtagttgttgATGCTGTTGAAACTGGtgctgtatttgttgttgttgttgctgttgtatttgttgttgctgttgtatctgctgttgctgttgtatctgctgttgctgttgtatctgttgttgctgttgtatctgttgttgctgttgtatctgttgttgctgttgtatctgctgttgctgttgtatctgctgttgctgttgtatcTGTAGCTGTTGCTGTGTCGATAGTGAATTATCTGTGTTTCCCAATCTAAGGCTATTCATGTTCTCTTGGACATGCTGCTGAAGGGAGTCTGCAGAGGGTGTGGGGCTGTACAGCACAgagttcagctgctgctgggctACAGCCGCCTCCAACACCTGCTGGAGTGTGGTGTTACCTCCGGCCTGTAGCTCCCTTACCGCCCTCTCCAGTTGGGCCACCCCTTCCTGTGGGAACAGGGTAACCTGCGACTGTTGTGGCTGGGGCTGAGAGGGAGGTGCTATCTGGGGCATGGCCACGACTACAACCCCTCCACTATTACTAGAACTCTCAGGAGGCAAGTTGTCCTGAGGATCTCTGAGGAATTGCTGAGGGACTTCCGGTGTCACAGGGGGGATTGTAGTATCTCCTGACACTGGGAAGGAGGTTGTGGGGGAAATCTCTTGCTTTTGTATGGTGCTAAGAGACTCCAGGCTTGGGAACACAGGGGGTGCCTGGGGAAGCTCCACGTCTTCAGGTTGTAGGGGCATTGGGCTCTGAAAGGACTCTCCACCTGGATGAGGACTAGAGCTGAGCTCCAGGGTCTGCTGCACTGAGACAAGAGGGTCAGGGGAGGGctaagaaaagagaagaaacaaaaatgttacCAACtaattctgaaataaatatttttgattcCTCTTTCGTAAGAATGAACGGTATCTTACCTTGAAGACATCTGTGGGCGGTGGATTGCTAGACACTTCCATTGGTGTGTCCTCTTGCCGTTTGGAAGGCTGAACAGAGCAGTCAGTTCGCTCAGAAGATATAGATTTGATCTGAACGTCAAATATACACGTCTTGACCAGGGAGGGTCCCTCTGTTTTTACTGTCCGGACGTTTGAGTCATCAGCTGAGGGTAAGATTGGAAACACAAGATAGCTTTATGTCTCTGGAAGACAGTACTTATTTGAAGTCTATGACTTGTGGTTTACAGtttactgataataataattaatgtatTGTGATTTagatttctctggttttcttttgcatttctatagcacttttccagtctactgaccactccaagcgctttacaacacttgtcacattcacccattcacacacacattcaaacactgatggcagaggtgccaacctgctcatcaggagcaaatttggggttcagtatcttgctcaaggatacttcaacatgcagccgAGGGAGccagggatttgaaccagcggccttctgattactggacaacccgctctacctcctgagcccTGTGTCAAAAAGTCATAATGTTGACTTATACAACTAGGGCTGGGCACTAAACTCAGTACTTTTAATGGTACCAACCAAATTACATTGGTACAACTAAGTATCAATCCATGTTAAATCAATCAGTGCCAAATTTCGTTACCTGAGAGTACATCTGAGTGAGTGCGAGGGTAATTTAGAGTATAAAGAgataaatagagagagagagactatgTCACCAATGAAGCTTGTTCAAGTCACGCAGGGTCGAAATCAACACCTGTCGAGCGCTAAATGCGGGTATATTTTCCATTTGGGGATTAAATCCTGGAAGGCTATCAGC
This sequence is a window from Pagrus major chromosome 8, Pma_NU_1.0. Protein-coding genes within it:
- the LOC141000658 gene encoding nuclear factor of activated T-cells 5-like isoform X1 yields the protein MPSDFISLLSSDLDLNSPKSLYSKESVYDLLPKELQLQPSSTQTDPPTMSQKSGGEAGPPPSAALASDATSSTSSPSASSSLAMGVPSTGSSTSSSDHLKVPQHVHSSGGDGAGASEMQNVEGAVSAPTRGNSGANTAAGDIGSGVLSGLGVQQPQNTPSKRRPVLSISPPPEDLFDDSQMSCQEEPTVSAPTGPDSEHSSSMWADDSVSNFSLISSVSYNDNTEVPRKSRKRTPRQRPGPKPAPPEDSMDVFDADSAKAPHFVLSQLSTDKTTPIASSLESGTAVKGGSLSTQFPQRSDGKELKILVQPETQHRARYLTEGSRGSVKDRTQQGFPTVKLEGVSEPVVLQVFVANDAGRVKPHGFYQACRVTGRNTTACKEVDIEGTTVIEIPLEPSSDMTLAVDCVGILKLRNADVEARIGVAGSKKKSTRARLAFRVGIPQPDGSTLTLQVPSSSILCTQPAGVPEILKKSLHSCSVRGGEEVFIIGKNFLKGTKVVFQENIADDNSWQAEAKIDMDLFHQNHLIVTVPPFHNLSITSPVSVGIFVMTNAGRSHDAQTFTYTPDSADDSNVRTVKTEGPSLVKTCIFDVQIKSISSERTDCSVQPSKRQEDTPMEVSSNPPPTDVFKPSPDPLVSVQQTLELSSSPHPGGESFQSPMPLQPEDVELPQAPPVFPSLESLSTIQKQEISPTTSFPVSGDTTIPPVTPEVPQQFLRDPQDNLPPESSSNSGGVVVVAMPQIAPPSQPQPQQSQVTLFPQEGVAQLERAVRELQAGGNTTLQQVLEAAVAQQQLNSVLYSPTPSADSLQQHVQENMNSLRLGNTDNSLSTQQQLQIQQQQQIQQQQQIQQQQQIQQQQQIQQQQQIQQQQQIQQQQQIQQQQQIQQQQQQQIQHQFQQHQQLQQQQQILGNLQHQQQQQHLQQQQQVLGTMQIQQQLILQPQDQQQLQQQQQQQIIENIQQQQQQLQQNQQQQVLNNIQLQDQQQQNQILTNLQQHQLQQQQQQQQNQALSNLQQQQQLQEQQVLENLQQQLQAELLQPQIHSSPQVQQPVSLLQQAGDLLTIQTSFPTQPPSHTSPPQQLFQSPRPLAETQGSQQQVQAALLQNTLTVLTSGSLNSEQQSTGSTLYLSPNPQPQQQQQLAFISSMETSNQPQSVTMFQNQPQAQLSQMQQQSTPMEQQQSPQQNQQQPPQLPISQQGSLFQSIPNHSQANPGPQGQLSQPQQTGLLLCTTDLNPQAIPPTILFSTQTQGPSPMGSISVGIPQPDAAEPMSFQDQSSSGSNSTSTENQQQSLFQEQQPMQVGPSSSSIPSSQPVELFLPQTSLSSLQSTIGSQELNNQAPAPGTTIFVVQGGVGVVANPGQQPPEQLFQTTVGGNVAPQGQANLFVFGIQNDSPQLLNSSGPTLPAQSQPQNSSHMQPLLDQTMAQAAPSMPATMHGSLQNTLQAQMQSSLENAMQTSLQNAMQTNTQTALQSSLQATIETSLQTPMQTNLQTQIQSSLQNQLQASISASSNMDKIEDLLESLQKQ
- the LOC141000658 gene encoding uncharacterized protein isoform X2 gives rise to the protein MGVPSTGSSTSSSDHLKVPQHVHSSGGDGAGASEMQNVEGAVSAPTRGNSGANTAAGDIGSGVLSGLGVQQPQNTPSKRRPVLSISPPPEDLFDDSQMSCQEEPTVSAPTGPDSEHSSSMWADDSVSNFSLISSVSYNDNTEVPRKSRKRTPRQRPGPKPAPPEDSMDVFDADSAKAPHFVLSQLSTDKTTPIASSLESGTAVKGGSLSTQFPQRSDGKELKILVQPETQHRARYLTEGSRGSVKDRTQQGFPTVKLEGVSEPVVLQVFVANDAGRVKPHGFYQACRVTGRNTTACKEVDIEGTTVIEIPLEPSSDMTLAVDCVGILKLRNADVEARIGVAGSKKKSTRARLAFRVGIPQPDGSTLTLQVPSSSILCTQPAGVPEILKKSLHSCSVRGGEEVFIIGKNFLKGTKVVFQENIADDNSWQAEAKIDMDLFHQNHLIVTVPPFHNLSITSPVSVGIFVMTNAGRSHDAQTFTYTPDSADDSNVRTVKTEGPSLVKTCIFDVQIKSISSERTDCSVQPSKRQEDTPMEVSSNPPPTDVFKPSPDPLVSVQQTLELSSSPHPGGESFQSPMPLQPEDVELPQAPPVFPSLESLSTIQKQEISPTTSFPVSGDTTIPPVTPEVPQQFLRDPQDNLPPESSSNSGGVVVVAMPQIAPPSQPQPQQSQVTLFPQEGVAQLERAVRELQAGGNTTLQQVLEAAVAQQQLNSVLYSPTPSADSLQQHVQENMNSLRLGNTDNSLSTQQQLQIQQQQQIQQQQQIQQQQQIQQQQQIQQQQQIQQQQQIQQQQQIQQQQQIQQQQQQQIQHQFQQHQQLQQQQQILGNLQHQQQQQHLQQQQQVLGTMQIQQQLILQPQDQQQLQQQQQQQIIENIQQQQQQLQQNQQQQVLNNIQLQDQQQQNQILTNLQQHQLQQQQQQQQNQALSNLQQQQQLQEQQVLENLQQQLQAELLQPQIHSSPQVQQPVSLLQQAGDLLTIQTSFPTQPPSHTSPPQQLFQSPRPLAETQGSQQQVQAALLQNTLTVLTSGSLNSEQQSTGSTLYLSPNPQPQQQQQLAFISSMETSNQPQSVTMFQNQPQAQLSQMQQQSTPMEQQQSPQQNQQQPPQLPISQQGSLFQSIPNHSQANPGPQGQLSQPQQTGLLLCTTDLNPQAIPPTILFSTQTQGPSPMGSISVGIPQPDAAEPMSFQDQSSSGSNSTSTENQQQSLFQEQQPMQVGPSSSSIPSSQPVELFLPQTSLSSLQSTIGSQELNNQAPAPGTTIFVVQGGVGVVANPGQQPPEQLFQTTVGGNVAPQGQANLFVFGIQNDSPQLLNSSGPTLPAQSQPQNSSHMQPLLDQTMAQAAPSMPATMHGSLQNTLQAQMQSSLENAMQTSLQNAMQTNTQTALQSSLQATIETSLQTPMQTNLQTQIQSSLQNQLQASISASSNMDKIEDLLESLQKQ